CTCATTTTTCCTCCTTTTTTACAGTAATTTTGGTATTTCCATACGAAATACCTTTGTCAAATCAACATTTTTTAAAACAGCGCTGATTAAACTTTCGGGATTAACCGCTCCGTTTTCAGCGGGAAGTTTAGGTACAACGCCGAGAATTTCTATGTCTGAAATCTCTTTAATATATTTTGCACACGTCTTTATAGTCATATCTTTTGTTCCCTGCGGGTACAAATTCATAACCACTCCCAGAATATCAAGCCCATAGCCTTGAGCGGCTTTAATTGTCAGAAGAGTATGATTAATAGCCCCCAGATAAGGTTTTGTTACAATAAGCACAGGCAATTTAAGAAAGGCAGCCACATCTGCCATAAGAGTTTTTTTATAAACAGGGGACATCAACCCCCCTGCTCCCTCTGTTATAACGATATCAGCCTGCTCTTTCATATCGGTAAAGTCTTTTAAAATAAGATTCAAATTAATTTCACTGCCATTCAAATCGCACGCCAAAGACGGCGATACAGCAGGTTTAAAGTTATAGGTGGAATTGGTCTTGATATTGGAATCCACTTTTTTAACAACTTCAAGGTCAGGCGCCGTAAATTTATTTTTCACTATGCTGCAGCCTGTTTGCACGGGTTTATAAACAGCCATTTCATAGCCAAGACTCTGCATAACCCCGGCTAAACCCGCCGTAATTATAGTCTTACCCACATCAGTGTCTGTTCCCGTTACAAATATATTCATTTAGAACCTTCAAGTGTATATTGCATAAAATTTTCTTACTATTTAATATTAATATAAAAATGAATACTAAACACAAACGAGCAGGTGGCGACATGAAGAAACTTATTATATCAAGACCACTGCACAAGTCAGAAATTTTTGTTAAAAAACGGGCTTGTGTATTAGTCTTATTAGGGATTTTATTTTTTGTACTTATAAACGCAGCCTTTGCGGATGTATACAAACCCCAAAAAACAACAGCGCCGTACCCCCATTCTCCTGTTTTATACGGTTATCAAAGCACAGCGCCGTCTTATGAAGAAATATTGATAATTTTAGACTGTTCTTTCAGTATGGCAGACAGACTGGGAGCAGAAACCAAAATACAGGCAGCTAAAAGGGCTTTGAACAACGTACTTAACCAAATTCCTTCAAATATAAGGTTGGGATTGCGAATTTACGGGCATAAATTAACGTTTTTGGGGATAGGCAGCTGCACTGCTTCTGAATTAGCAGTACCTATCGGACCAAATAACACACAGCAAATAAGGAATGTGGTAAATGCACTAAAACCCGTCGGTTCCACACCTATTATTTATTCCATCAAACAGGCTGTTTTGTACGATTTTTCGCCAAATGCAAAAAAACGAATAATATTAATATCAGACGGTGAAGAAACCTGCGACGGCGACCCTTGCAAATACGCTTTAACTCTCGTAAGGGAATATAAAGACGTAAAAATCGACGTTATAGGCTTTAACCTAAACAACAAAAACGCGATAAATCAGCTGCAATGTGTTGCCCTGACTACAAAAGCAAATTTCTACAATGCCAATACCGCTGCTGAATTATACAACAGCCTCGGCAAAACATTAAACGTGCAAAAAGAAGTCCAGGGACAAATAATGTTTTAATATTATTCGGGAAGATTTTTAATATAATCCAAATATTCGTTTTTATAGTTTGGATTAATTCTCTTCAAGAGTTCTGCTTTTGTAATAAACCCCTCAGAAATAGCCGTTTCTTCAAGGCAGCCGATTTTTTCACCTTTGGTAAGTTCCATCGATTGAATAAAGTTACTTGCCTGCAAAAGGGTGTCATGAGTTCCTGTATCAAGCCATGCAAAGCCCCTGCCCAGGATTTCTATTTTAAGGTTATGATTTTTGAGATAAACATTGTTCAGGTCGGTAATTTCAAGCTCGCCTCTTGCAGAAGGGTTCAGCGACTTGGCTATCTTTACAACCTCATTGTTATAGAAATACAAACCTACTACAGCGTAATGTGATTTTGGATTTTGGGGTTTTTCCTCTATGGATACAACGTTCATATTTTTATCAAACTCTACAACACCGAACTGCCCCGGATTTTTGACTGTATAGCCAAAAACCGTTGCTCCCTGATTGTTTTTCACAGCAGATTTAAGCTGTTCTTCAAAGTTCTGACCATGGAAAATATTATCACCAAGTATCAAAGCTACACTATCTTCGCCGATAAATTTTTCGGCAATAATGAAGGCTTCCGCTATGCCTTTAGGGTGCGGTTGAATTTCATACTGAATATTAATACCAAGCTGAGAACCGTTACCCAGCAAGCGTTCAAAATTCAAAACATCATCAGGGTTTGAGATTATCAATATATCTTTAATACCTGCCTGCATAAGCGTTGATAGCGGATAATACACCATCGGTTTGTCATAAACGGGCAATAATATCTTGGAAATCGGAATGGATGCCGGATAAAGCCTTGTGCCTGCGCCCCCTGCTAAAATTATACCTTTCATATTTTCCCCAATATTCGGATAACTATACTAATTATTGAGGAACGCTCATTAATAGTCAAGGAGGTTTACATAGCACCCAAACTAGCGGTCAATATCAAATATAGCCATAAGTTCTTTTTCAGAGAGCTTTTTAGGGTTATTAGACAATCTTGCTTTATCTACAGAATTAACGACATAACACGTATCTACCGCACCCAGTTTTGTCAAGTCGTATTCTATACCGATATTTTCAAATAAATTTTTAAAATATTCACATGGTTTATCAGTACCAATCAGTTCATAAAGGCTTTTTAGTTGTGATTTTACAAATTCAGCCCCTCTTTTATCCTGAACATTCTCAACGTTAATATCAGCATTAAAACAGCAAAGTTTAGCAATAGACAAAGCAACCGCATGCCCGTGAGGGATATCGTACTTAGATGTCAAAGTATAAGAAATAGCATGGGCGGCTGTAGTTTTTGAAATATTAATCGCTTTGCCCGCAAGGTTTGAAGCAAGTGCCATTTTTCCCATAGCTTCATCATCATCCGTATTCACAAACTTTTCTATATAATCTCTTGCCAAAAGTATTGCCTCTGTTGCATATTCAAGGCTTGTTTGTGTAGAGTTAACGGACCAAAAAGATTCTATAGCCTGACAATACGCATCCAAAGCACACGTTGCCTTTACATACCGCGGGGTATCTTTTAAAAATCTGCTGTCAACTATAGCATAATCAGGCAATATTGCATTATTCTCGAGAGAATATTTCACTCCGTCTATGTAAAGTACGGCAAATTTTGTAGCTTCAGAGCCTGTTCCCGCGGTAGTAGGTATCGCAACAAGTTTAGTCTTATTTATAATATTGTCAAAAGGTTCGTCAAAATACTTAAGAACAGAAACTTTGTTATCTACTGCGAATTTATACAGTTTTGCAAAATCTATCACGCTGCCGCCGCCGACAGCTATTATCATATCAAATTTATCACCCGTTTTTGAAACAGCAGCATCAACTTCGGTTGCCTTAGGATTGAGCGAAAAATCATTATAATAAACAGTTTCTATATTTTTTAAAAAGTTATCAAACTCTTTCCTAAAAGGTTCAAAGGATTTTTTACCCGTAAAAACAAGAACCCTTTTGGCGCTATTTGCTTCAAGCAAAGATGGTAAATTTTCAAGGGAATTTCGCCCCAAAAAAGTTTTATTCTCGCTTAAAAAAGACATAAAAAGTTCTTTGTTTTCGCAAGGTTTTTCTTTCGGTCTGCCTAAATCCTTTCGGGCTTTAGTATTAACTTTGACTTCTAAAACAGCAGGTCCTTCTACCTTCAAAAATAAAGACAATACCTGCTCAAGTTCTTTCTTTGTTTTTACGCTGTAAAAATTTTTATACCCGCAGGATGAAAAAAGTTCGGGGATATCAACTTTTCTCGCACAAGTCGGCTGCGCACCAACCGAAACGTGAGCCTCGTTGTTAAAAATAATGTGTTTAAAGTTCTTAACTCCAAGAGAACCGATAACAGGTACCGCGCCTAAGTGCATTAAAGCGGCGCCGTCGCCGTCAAAGCAAAAAATCCTCTTTTCAGGCTTTTCAAGGGCAATACCTAACGCTATTGAAGAAGAATGCCCCATTGAACCTACGGTTAGAAAATCCTTTTTATGTCCCTGCCCTTGAGCTTCACGATATTCATAAAGCTCTCTTGAAATTTGCCCTGTGGTAGAGACTACAACATCGTCATCCTTTAGATGAGCTGTTATATACGAAACAGCCTCTTCTCTTGTCATTTCAAACTCGTTTTTTACCTTATTTACAAGAGTGTATTCTTCGAAAGTTCCGTTTTGCACAATAAAAGCATAAGGCTTTAAGGTTTCTGCCATATAATTCACGGCATTTGATACGCTTTTTTGTGCTTTATTGAAATCAACTGGTAATATTTCATATTTAATCCCCATTGTTTCAAGCAAACCGGCGGTAACTTTACCCTGCTTGATATGCTGCGGCTCATCTTTTTTCCCGGGCTCCCCTCTCCAGCCTATGAGCATTAAAACAGGGATGTTATAAACTTCATCATCAGTAAGAGAAAGCAGGGGGTTAACGCAATTTCCCAGTCCCGAGTTTTGCATATAAACAAGTGCGGGATTGCCGCTTGCTAAATAATGACCCGAGGCAAGGGCTATGGCATTTCCTTCGTTTGCGGTTATTATATTTTTTTCAGCGGTTACATTATCCTGAATATAAGCACAAAAAGGCTTAAGCAAACTATCAGGCACGCCGCAAAAAAATTCGATTTTATTTTTAACCAAACAGTCAAAAAAATCTTTAACCTGCATTACTCAGCTCCGTTTATAAGGGTTATAATTTCTTTTATATTCATACAATAACAGGAAGACGCTTCTGAGCAGCTTTGTTTGGCTAGTATCGACTGGGCTGTTTTTACCATTGCTGGATAGGCAGAGCGCAAAAGATGGTTTGCATAAATAACAACATTTATGCCGTTATCAATGAGTTCTCTTTCCGTAACATCGGCGTAGGAAGAAGGAACCACAACAAGCGGTTTGCGGTTTTCAAATTTGTTATATTCCCGTGCAAAAGCTTTTATCTCATCAAAACACTTACTGCAAGAGTGAATCATAATACCGTCCGCACCTGCTTCCAGGTAGGCTTTTGCTCTTGTCAGCGCATCATCAAGCCCTTTCCCCAAAATAAGGCTCTCAATACGAGCTATAACCATAAAATCTTCAGATACCTGCGCATCCTTACCCGCCCTAATTTTAAAGGCAAAATCTTCTATAGAATCTTGCTCTTGCGATACTTCGGTACCGAACAATGAATTTTTCTTCAGACCTATTTTGTCTTCTATAATAATAGCCGATACACCAAGCCTCTCAAGGGATTTCACGGTAAATACCAAATGTTCTTTCGGTCCGCCGTTATCACCGTCATAAATTATAGGCTTTGTTGTAACTTCTAAAATATCATTAATAACGTTAAGTC
This Candidatus Gastranaerophilales bacterium DNA region includes the following protein-coding sequences:
- the bioD gene encoding dethiobiotin synthase, with amino-acid sequence MNIFVTGTDTDVGKTIITAGLAGVMQSLGYEMAVYKPVQTGCSIVKNKFTAPDLEVVKKVDSNIKTNSTYNFKPAVSPSLACDLNGSEINLNLILKDFTDMKEQADIVITEGAGGLMSPVYKKTLMADVAAFLKLPVLIVTKPYLGAINHTLLTIKAAQGYGLDILGVVMNLYPQGTKDMTIKTCAKYIKEISDIEILGVVPKLPAENGAVNPESLISAVLKNVDLTKVFRMEIPKLL
- a CDS encoding VWA domain-containing protein, whose translation is MKKLIISRPLHKSEIFVKKRACVLVLLGILFFVLINAAFADVYKPQKTTAPYPHSPVLYGYQSTAPSYEEILIILDCSFSMADRLGAETKIQAAKRALNNVLNQIPSNIRLGLRIYGHKLTFLGIGSCTASELAVPIGPNNTQQIRNVVNALKPVGSTPIIYSIKQAVLYDFSPNAKKRIILISDGEETCDGDPCKYALTLVREYKDVKIDVIGFNLNNKNAINQLQCVALTTKANFYNANTAAELYNSLGKTLNVQKEVQGQIMF
- the rfbA gene encoding glucose-1-phosphate thymidylyltransferase RfbA translates to MKGIILAGGAGTRLYPASIPISKILLPVYDKPMVYYPLSTLMQAGIKDILIISNPDDVLNFERLLGNGSQLGINIQYEIQPHPKGIAEAFIIAEKFIGEDSVALILGDNIFHGQNFEEQLKSAVKNNQGATVFGYTVKNPGQFGVVEFDKNMNVVSIEEKPQNPKSHYAVVGLYFYNNEVVKIAKSLNPSARGELEITDLNNVYLKNHNLKIEILGRGFAWLDTGTHDTLLQASNFIQSMELTKGEKIGCLEETAISEGFITKAELLKRINPNYKNEYLDYIKNLPE
- the aepY gene encoding phosphonopyruvate decarboxylase gives rise to the protein MQVKDFFDCLVKNKIEFFCGVPDSLLKPFCAYIQDNVTAEKNIITANEGNAIALASGHYLASGNPALVYMQNSGLGNCVNPLLSLTDDEVYNIPVLMLIGWRGEPGKKDEPQHIKQGKVTAGLLETMGIKYEILPVDFNKAQKSVSNAVNYMAETLKPYAFIVQNGTFEEYTLVNKVKNEFEMTREEAVSYITAHLKDDDVVVSTTGQISRELYEYREAQGQGHKKDFLTVGSMGHSSSIALGIALEKPEKRIFCFDGDGAALMHLGAVPVIGSLGVKNFKHIIFNNEAHVSVGAQPTCARKVDIPELFSSCGYKNFYSVKTKKELEQVLSLFLKVEGPAVLEVKVNTKARKDLGRPKEKPCENKELFMSFLSENKTFLGRNSLENLPSLLEANSAKRVLVFTGKKSFEPFRKEFDNFLKNIETVYYNDFSLNPKATEVDAAVSKTGDKFDMIIAVGGGSVIDFAKLYKFAVDNKVSVLKYFDEPFDNIINKTKLVAIPTTAGTGSEATKFAVLYIDGVKYSLENNAILPDYAIVDSRFLKDTPRYVKATCALDAYCQAIESFWSVNSTQTSLEYATEAILLARDYIEKFVNTDDDEAMGKMALASNLAGKAINISKTTAAHAISYTLTSKYDIPHGHAVALSIAKLCCFNADINVENVQDKRGAEFVKSQLKSLYELIGTDKPCEYFKNLFENIGIEYDLTKLGAVDTCYVVNSVDKARLSNNPKKLSEKELMAIFDIDR
- the aepX gene encoding phosphoenolpyruvate mutase, with the protein product MKKIYIGMSADLLHPGHLNIIEKARELGGEIIIGLLTDRAIASYKRLPFMTYEQRKVVVENVKGVSKVVPQKTLDYTHNLEMIRPDYVVHGDDWRTGVQVKARQKVIDTLAQWGGELVEVSYTEGISSTNLNQVLKEIGTTPDVRCKRLRRLLESKDIVRICEAHNGLSGLIVENTCVMCNNKREEFDGIWISSLTQSAAKARPDIGYLDTTTRLNVINDILEVTTKPIIYDGDNGGPKEHLVFTVKSLERLGVSAIIIEDKIGLKKNSLFGTEVSQEQDSIEDFAFKIRAGKDAQVSEDFMVIARIESLILGKGLDDALTRAKAYLEAGADGIMIHSCSKCFDEIKAFAREYNKFENRKPLVVVPSSYADVTERELIDNGINVVIYANHLLRSAYPAMVKTAQSILAKQSCSEASSCYCMNIKEIITLINGAE